CTCAGGAGGGGGTTGACGGGAAGGATGTTGTCCTCGGAGTACTCGATCAGCTGATCGAAGGTCCAGTCGACCATCGGGTTCACCTTGACCAGGCCGAAGCCTTCATCCCACGTGATGATCGGCGTGTTGGTACGCGTGGGTGCCTCGTCGCGACGAACACCGGTGAACCACACCTCGTAGCCGGCCAGCGAGCGGCGCAGCGGCTGAACCTTTCGCAGCGCGCAGCACTGGGCGGGGTCGCGGGCGAACAAATCCTTGCCCAGCAGGCGGTCCTGCTGTTCCACGGTGGTTTCCGGAAGGACGTCCACCACGTTGACGCGCAGGTTCGCCGCAACTTCGTCGCGGGTCTGGTGCGTTTCCTTGAAGTGGTAGCCGGTCTCCAGGAACAAAACGTCGACGCCGGGAAGCTGGTCCGCGACCAAAGCCGGCAGGACGGCGTCGGCCATGGAGCAGGCCACCGTCACCGCAGGCAGTTCGAAGTTGCGGGCCACCCAGGCGATAGCTTCGGTGGCACTGGCGTTCCAGCCAAGCTCCGCTGCGCCGGCTTCAGCCAGTGCCTTGAGCTCTTCGTGGGACCGCAACCTGGGACGTGGCTCAACAGTCGCGGCGATCGTCACCGGATCGGTCATTGGAGATCTCCCTCGTCTGCGGAGTGTGCCCACTCAGCGAAGGTCTGGCCCTCGGCGCCAACGGCGACGAACTTACGGACCACGCGCTCCACGTAATCGGGCAGGTCTTCCACCGTGACCTTGAGGCCGCGGACGGTACGTCCCAAACCGGCTTCTTCGCGCTCGTTGTTGGCCAGCCCGCCACCAAGGTGGACCTGGAAACCCGGGGTGGGGTCGCCGTCGGGCGTTGGCAGCATCATGCCCTTCAAACCGATATCGGCCGTCTGGATGCGCGCGCAGGAGTTCGGGCAGCCGTTGATGTGGAGGGACAGTGCCGACGGCAGCTGCTTGGTCTCCACGAGGTCGGCAAGGCGGCGCTCCAGTTCAGCGATGGCCGTAGCAGCCG
This Paenarthrobacter sp. GOM3 DNA region includes the following protein-coding sequences:
- a CDS encoding phosphoadenylyl-sulfate reductase; translated protein: MTDPVTIAATVEPRPRLRSHEELKALAEAGAAELGWNASATEAIAWVARNFELPAVTVACSMADAVLPALVADQLPGVDVLFLETGYHFKETHQTRDEVAANLRVNVVDVLPETTVEQQDRLLGKDLFARDPAQCCALRKVQPLRRSLAGYEVWFTGVRRDEAPTRTNTPIITWDEGFGLVKVNPMVDWTFDQLIEYSEDNILPVNPLLSQGYPSIGCQPCTRQVAPGEDPRAGRWAGSDKTECGLHT